GCTGCTGACGATTGATATTGAGGCGGCGCGCGACGTCCGCATCGGGCAGCACACTGCCGATACGGCTCCATTTACGCAGATAGTCGTGCACGCCATATTCGGCGAGCGCCCGCGTCATGCCGCCGGTGCGCTCGAGCGCGTCGGGCAGGTCCGTGAAACGCGCGGCCGGGTACCAGCTGCGCGCATAGGTGAGCGGCACACCGTTCGCTTCGTGCAGCATTTCCATCCGGTACACCATGACGCCCGCGCGCAGCCCCAATGCCTTCGCGACATTCGGCTCGGCCTTCACACGCGACGAAGACAGCAGCACGCCAAGCGATTGCTGCTGCCGCAAGTTTTCAGTGAACCGCGTGCGACGGCCGATCGTATAGTCGATCGCACCCGGTTGAACGAACGTGCCGCGCCCCTGTTCGACGCTGACGAGACCCAGCGCCGCAAGCCCCAGCATCGCGCGGCGGATCGTGTGACGGTTGACGTCGAAGCGTCTCGCGAGTTCGGCTTCGCTCGGCAGGCGCCCTTCTTCGCCGAAGCCGCTTGCGGCGATTTCCGCTGCAAGGATCTGCTCGATCTGCCGCCATACGGCGACGCCGCCGCCGCGTTCGAGCAGCGTTCCGGGAGTCGCATCGTCGTTCGATGTCATGGTGGTGTCATTCCCCTCGGTTCAAATATAACTCTCGATTGTAGTTCGCGAGCCGTGATGAAAATATGAATGTCCGCGCTACACCGTGTCACTGCGGGATTTTACCTACAAACGTCTAGACGTTTAGATGAATAGATGGTCAAATGTCCGCACATCGATACCACGGAACCCCCGATGAGCGATCCTTCCGCCCCCGTTTCTTCCGCCCCGGCCTCGACGTCCGCGCGCCGCGCATGGATCGCCGTGCTGGCGCGCACGCCGCGCGCGGACCTTGAAGCCGCGCTGCAGCGCGCCCTGAACGGCGCCCCGCTACCCGCATACGACTGGCTGCGTCCGCCCGAAACCGGCCTCGCGATGGTGCGCGGCCGAGTCGGCGGTAGCGGCGATGCCTTCAATCTTGGCGAAGCGACGGTTACGCGCGCCACGCTGCGTCTGCGTGGTACGGGGGCCGGTCAACCCGGGGATGACCAACCGGGCGCCGATGCG
The genomic region above belongs to Paraburkholderia edwinii and contains:
- the phnF gene encoding phosphonate metabolism transcriptional regulator PhnF — translated: MTSNDDATPGTLLERGGGVAVWRQIEQILAAEIAASGFGEEGRLPSEAELARRFDVNRHTIRRAMLGLAALGLVSVEQGRGTFVQPGAIDYTIGRRTRFTENLRQQQSLGVLLSSSRVKAEPNVAKALGLRAGVMVYRMEMLHEANGVPLTYARSWYPAARFTDLPDALERTGGMTRALAEYGVHDYLRKWSRIGSVLPDADVARRLNINRQQPVLWVENVDVDIEGTPIKYGFTHFAADRVQLLVENDI
- the phnG gene encoding phosphonate C-P lyase system protein PhnG, encoding MSDPSAPVSSAPASTSARRAWIAVLARTPRADLEAALQRALNGAPLPAYDWLRPPETGLAMVRGRVGGSGDAFNLGEATVTRATLRLRGTGAGQPGDDQPGADAPVGVACHLGRDRRRAELAALADALLQLPQHHPHLHEQLIEPLAARIEAAREARRQDTADTRVEFFTMVRGD